Proteins encoded in a region of the Populus nigra chromosome 3, ddPopNigr1.1, whole genome shotgun sequence genome:
- the LOC133688738 gene encoding CASP-like protein 2B2, protein MSYLGVGVSPGNVPVYHGMNLKVIDRRVRLAELVLRCVICALGVLAAVLVGTDTQVKEIFSIQKKARFTDMKALVFLVVANGIAATYSLVQGVRCVVGMVKGSVLFSKPLAWVIFSGDQMMAYLTLSAVAAAVQSASFAKLGQPDLQWMKICNMYGKFCNQVGEGIASALLVSVSMVVLSCISSFSLFRLYGGNKGKDGARW, encoded by the exons atgagtTATTTAGGTGTTGGTGTTAGTCCTGGAAATGTACCCGTGTATCATGGCATGAACTTGAAGGTTATTGATAGGAGAGTGAGGCTAGCAGAGTTGGTTTTGAGGTGTGTGATCTGTGCTTTAGGAGTTCTTGCTGCTGTTCTTGTTGGTACAGATACTCAAGTTAAAGAAATCTTCTCAATTCAAAAGAAAGCAAGGTTCACTGACATGAAAGCTCTTGT CTTTTTGGTGGTGGCTAATGGGATAGCAGCAACCTACTCATTGGTTCAAGGGGTGCGCTGTGTTGTGGGCATGGTTAAAGGAAGTGTTCTGTTTAGCAAGCCCTTGGCTTGGGTTATTTTCTCTGGGGATCAG ATGATGGCATACCTAACTTTGTCTGCAGTGGCAGCTGCTGTGCAATCGGCATCATTTGCGAAGTTGGGACAGCCTGATCTCCAATGGATGAAGATATGCAACATGTACGGAAAGTTCTGTAACCAAGTTGGTGAGGGGATAGCAAGCGCGCTGTTGGTCAGTGTTAGCATGGTTGTCTTGTCTTGTATCTCTTCTTTCAGTCTCTTCCGCTTGTACGGTGGCAACAAGGGCAAGGACGGTGCAAGGTGGTAG
- the LOC133690208 gene encoding glucan endo-1,3-beta-glucosidase 4-like: protein MSFHFKGSMQVSVIMSPNFPRILLLALSFLALMLQKSEGQFEEWCIADEQTPDDELQRAMDWACGKGGADCSKIQMNQPCYMPNTIRDHASYAFNDYYQKFKHKGATCYFNAAALITDLDPSQHSCKFDYLP, encoded by the exons ATGAGTTTTCACTTCAAGGGATCGATGCAAGTTTCTGTCATCATGTCACCAAATTTTCCAAGGATTCTTCTCCTAGCTCTGTCCTTCCTTGCTTTAATGCTGCAAAAATCAG agggtcAATTTGAGGAATGGTGCATAGCTGATGAGCAAACACCAGATGATGAGTTGCAAAGGGCCATGGACTGGGCATGTGGGAAGGGAGGTGCAGATTGCAGCAAGATTCAAATGAATCAACCTTGTTATATGCCAAATACAATAAGGGATCATGCCTCTTATGCCTTCAATGATTATTACCAGAAGTTTAAGCATAAAGGAGCAACTTGTTACTTCAACGCTGCTGCTCTCATCACCGATCTTGATCCAA GTCAGCACTCTTGCAAATTTGATTATCTTCCCTGA